Proteins encoded within one genomic window of Hevea brasiliensis isolate MT/VB/25A 57/8 chromosome 8, ASM3005281v1, whole genome shotgun sequence:
- the LOC110665762 gene encoding uncharacterized protein LOC110665762 has protein sequence MQKQQDSTTKPLLSEINVIGALKGNNSGGTKCWSCKHCNNRFNSSYTRIHYHFFRASPWKKAGIQCCLALMKDRVKYDKVGRMVEEAEKSGVSSSLKNSTICTKLKPIIAKANLIASAFNMMEKDAVDLKVMRGLCANGIPFNVLRNPQFGEMIIAINNAPKGYKAPSYEKARTILLDECKRYVEKDLALIKDTWYIQGVAIVSNGWSNVKHRPLINVITANSREAMFMYADDFSGPSNVLQVITDNASNCKAAGKEIEKAYKHIFWSSCVVHTLNLIFKDFAQKLLVCREALATTIVLKSWKEWTKNGDEKMRTMGALVAKTVSDDEFWEEVENIVAITKPLYLLIKFSDGEGPKQGEIYEKMDSMLRELKDIMRNNKYKDSYEKMEAIIVERWVKMNIPMHRLGFALTPRFYDHHYLETPAPGGVPRKALNLDKEVILDVMDTFGRIAENGAE, from the exons ATGCAGAAACAACAAGATTCAACAACAAAGCCACTATTGAGTGAAATCAATGTTATTGGAGCATTAAAAGGAAATAATTCAGGAGGAACAAAGTGTTGGTCATGCAAGCATTGTAACAATCGATTCAACAGCTCATATACAAGAATTCACTATCACTTTTTTAGAgcttcaccatggaagaaagcagGAATTCAATGTTGCTTGGCACTCATGAAAGACAGAGTTAAATATGACAAGGTGGGAAGAATGGTTGAAGAGGCAGAGAAATCAGGTGTGTCTTCATCTCTAAAAAATTCCACAATTTGCACAAAGCTTAAACCAATTATTGCTAAAGCTAATCTTATAGCAAGTGCTTTTAACATGATGGAAAAGGATGCGGTGGACTTAAAAGTGATGAGAGGGCTATGTGCTAATGGAATTCCTTTTAATGTTCTGCGAAATCCTCAATTTGGTGAGATGATTATAGCAATTAACAATGCCCCTAAAGGATATAAAGCACCCTCTTATGAAAAAGCAAGAACTATATTATTAGATGAATGTAAAAGATATGTAGAGAAAGACTTAGCTTTGATCAAGGATACTTGGTATATTCAAGGGGTGGCTATTGTTTCTAATGGGTGGTCCAATGTTAAACATCGACCTTTGATTAATGTTATCACAGCCAACAGTCGAGAAGCTATGTTCATGTATGCTGATGACTTTTCAG GGCCTTCTAATGTTCTTCAAGTAATTACTGATAATGCATCAAATTGCAAAGCTGCAGGAAAGGAGATAGAGAAGGCATATAAACACATTTTTTGGTCTTCTTGTGTTGTTCATACTCTTAACCTAATTTTCAAGGATTTTGCTCAAAA GTTGTTAGTTTGTAGAGAGGCTCTTGCAACCACTATTGTTCTTAAATCATGGAAGGAGTGGACAAAAAATGGGGATGAGAAAATGAGGACAATGGGTGCATTAGTTGCTAAAACAGTTAGTGATGATGAATTTTGGGAGGAAGTAGAAAATATAGTAGCTATAACTAAGCCACTGTATTTGTTGATTAAGTTTAGTGATGGTGAAGGCCCAAAGCAAGGAGAGATTTACGAAAAAATGGATAGCATGCTTAGAGAATTAAAGGATATAATGAGAAACAACAAATACAAAGATAGTTATGAAAAAATGGAAGCTATTATAGTAGAAAGATGGGTGAAGATGAATATTCCTATGCATCGTCTTGGTTTTGCTCTCACACCCAGATTTTATGATCATCACTACTTAGAAACACCAGCTCCTGGAGGAGTACCTAGAAAGGCTCTAAATCTTGATAAAGAAGTTATTTTAGATGTTATGGATACTTTTGGAAGGATAGCAGAAAATGGGGCAGAATAA